The Pelorhabdus rhamnosifermentans nucleotide sequence GGAAAACAATGGCAAGAAGCCCGGGGCCGGGATGTCGATGCCAACCGAGCAAAAGGGTGAACACAAACACTGAGCCGACAGCGGCCTATCGTCGGCCGAAGACAGGTGGAGGATGTGGATGGAAGACGACAACAGGTCTGCGCCGCGTCACAAAGTCCTGAAGGCCGCGACGATTTCCTTCGGGGGAGGGGCCATTAGCTGTACCGTCCGGAACCTTTCGGACAGTGGTGCCTCGCTCGAGGTGGCGTCGCCGATCGGAATTCCAGATTCCGTTGTTCTTGAGCTCG carries:
- a CDS encoding PilZ domain-containing protein → MEDDNRSAPRHKVLKAATISFGGGAISCTVRNLSDSGASLEVASPIGIPDSVVLEL